A stretch of DNA from Staphylococcus sp. KG4-3:
TGAAATGATTGTAATGGGCTTCATTGAACCATTTACAAAAGAATTACCAATGGAATACGCGGTAGAGATGAACCGTTTAATTAAATTTGAAATGGAAGGCAGTATCGGTTAAATTTAATCGATTGAAACGACCATTTGATAAAATTAAAAGCACGAAGTGATACTAAATTAATAGCATTTATCTTTAAATGTTGTTAAAATTACGTATCATTTCGTGTTTTTTATTTTGGAAATAAATAATCATTGGAGGGGTTTAATGGTAAATAATAAAAAGAGTGCTGCAGAAAGCTTTAGTATGTTTTTAATGTTAATTTTAAACTTGTTTATTGCAACAATAGCGATAATACTGGTGATTTTTCTATTTAAAGAATGTATTAACATGATTAATGGGATATTTATAAGTAATAGCAATGTTCAATATGATTATATGATTGAAAAGCTTTTAATCTCATTCTTATATATTGAGTTTATACTATTAATTGTTCAATATTTTAAGAAAAACTATCACTTTTCAATGCAATATTTTATTTATGCCGCAATCACAGCAATCGTGAGATATATTATTGTAGATCATCATAGTGCGTCTACAACG
This window harbors:
- a CDS encoding phosphate-starvation-inducible protein PsiE; this encodes MVNNKKSAAESFSMFLMLILNLFIATIAIILVIFLFKECINMINGIFISNSNVQYDYMIEKLLISFLYIEFILLIVQYFKKNYHFSMQYFIYAAITAIVRYIIVDHHSASTTIGLAIAIIILVFSLYFLKRFSLD